GAGGAAACGGCATTGTCCGGGGCAACAGAGTTGCCATGTCCGGATCGCCGGAGATGGACATGATGCGCTCTGCATCACAGTAATACCGCTCCAGTGCATCGTAGCCGAGGGGCCAGTCGTTGCTGACCCCATATCGACTCTTCATGTGAAAATCATAGGGGTGGAATCTCGGGGTCAGCGCGTACCAGCAGTTCATCCCGCCACCAAAACCGATGGTCATGTTCCATGGTTTGTCGCCGCGATTGAGATAGGTCGACTCCTGGGGGAATTCACTATTCTGGTTGTTGAGAATCTGCTGCGCCCAGGGGTAGTAGTCCCCCCACTCAATGACCAGCGCGCGGCCGGCAAGACGTTCGACTGCCTCGTTAAGAAAAAACGTGGAGCCGAACCCTGACCCGATAATCACCACTTCATAGTGTTCGTTGGCTATCTGTTCTGCTGTAACACGGTTCAGTTCCATGGCTTGCCCCGGTTGCACCTGGCTGGTCCGTGAAGGTTTTGCTGAGCTTGCGCCCACTCAGTAAAGACAACCTGTCCGGGCCTTCAAGCGAGCTTCAGGTGCCGGTTGGCCCCGTTTTAATCCGCCGCCAGGTGTCGTAGGTGACCGAAGACCGGTGTCGGAGTTCTGACCGGTGCGACCAGCGTCGGAGAATTCGATCAATGGTCTGGGTGATGGCCCCGGCAGGGAGCATCAGCCATACCACCCGCGTGCCCGGCAGTTGTTGCACCAGCTTCGCTGATGCATCCACGCGGCGGCCACTCTGTAGCCCGCTGTCGATAGCGCTCCCGTCTCGCGTTCGAGCTGTCTGCGCTTGATGCGGCCAAGCACTGGGCGCGACGCTCATCAGGGTTTGATCGCCACCTTCAATACACCATCACGCTGGTGGCCGAACACATCATAGGCTTCCACGATCCTGTCCAGCTGGTATTCATGGGTGACCAGTGGCGCGAGGTCCAGCCGGCTCGATTCGAGCACATTCATCAGCCGTCGCATGCGCTCCTTGCCGCCGGGGCACAGCGCGGTAGCGATCTTGTGGTCGCCCAGCCCGGCCGCGAACGCGCCCAGCGGAATGACCAGATCCTCGGAGTACACCCCCAGGCTGGATAGGGTGCCGCCGGGTTTGAGCACCTGCAGTGACTGGGCAAAGGTCTGCTGGGTGCCGAGGGCTTCGATGGAGGCGTCCGCGCCCCGCCCGCCGGTGAGCTTCATGACCTCATCCACCACATCGCAATGGCGATAATCGAGGGTGACGTCGGCACCCAGTTGCCGGGCGATGCCCAGGCGGTGCTCGTTGCCGTCCACGGCGATGATGGTGGTGGCGCCCAGCAGCCGGGCGCCGGCGGTGGCGCACAGGCCGATGGGGCCCTGGGCAAAGATCACCACGGTATCGCCAATGCGTATGTTGGCGTTTTCCGCGCCCTTGAAACCGGTGGACATGATGTCCGGGCACATCAGCACCTGCTCGTCGGTCAGCCCATCCGGGATGGGCGCCAGGTTGGCCTGCGCGTCGGGCACCAGCACGTACTCGGCCTGGGTGCCATCAATCATGTTGCCGAACCGCCAGCCGGCTGTGGCCTTGTAGCCATGGCAGCCGCACTTGCCCTCGGCGGTCAGGTAGCTGCCGTCCTGTGACGCGAGCCCATCCTGCGCCGCGTAGGAATTGAAATTCGGGCAGATGGCTCCGGCAATCACGCGCTGGCCCTCACGATAGCCCTGCACCGCGCTACCGAGTTTTTCGATGACGCCAACCGGCTCGTGGCCCACGGTCAGACCCTTGGCAACAGGATACTCACCCTTGAGGATGTGAATGTCGGTGCCGCAGATCGTCGTGGTGGTAATGCGCACCAGCGCCTCGTTGGGGCCGACATCGGGGATGGGCTTGTCAGCCAGTTCGATTCGTCCGGGCTCGATAAAGATCGCAGCTCTCATCATCTGGGCCATGGCAGTCTCTCCAGGAAGTGGATGGGCATCACCGGCTGTGATTTACCCGATCCCCTAGAGCCTAGTTCCCCCGAGCTGTGCCGGGCTTGACCTGGATCATGAATCGGACGGGCAGTTGGGGAGGAGCGTCTCGGCGAGGTGGCGGTTGGCGGGCTGCTGCAAGGCGATGGCTGCTGCCATATCGACCAATCACCGCGGTCTATTCGGCGGAAAAGAACAGCAGCCATACCGGGCGCTGCCATAAGATAGCCGCACAACAACAAGCAGGGTGTCAGCATGAAGAAATGGATCATCTCGATTGTGGTGTTGCTTGCGGTGGGAAGCGGCGTGCTGTGGGCGACGGCGGACAAGGATATGCGCAGGCTGGCGCTGAACTTCCCGACCAATTCCAGTGTGCTGTTCTGGTCTACTCCGGAGCGCGACGCCGCCTTCCGCGCCATGGACCGCCTGCCTGTGCTGTCAGACGCACGGGTGATCGCCGCCGGTGACAACGCCTACCCGCTGCCTCAGGGCGAGCCGCTGGATATCGATGTGGATGTCGACGCCTACATGGCGTCGCAGCGCGCTGCCGCTCTGATCATCGTTCAGGATGGCAAGGTGCGGCTGGAAAAGTACGGGCTGGATTTCGGTCCGGAAGGCCGCTGGACCAGCTTTTCCGTTGCCAAATCGTTCACGTCGACACTGGTCGGTGCGGCGATCAAGGACGGGCACATCAAGAGCATCGAAGACCCCGTATCGGACTATATCCCTGACCTCAAGAGCTCCGCCTACGACAAGGTCACCATCAAGCAGCTGCTGACGATGACCTCGGGCGTGAAGTGGAACGAAGACTACGCGGACCCGCAGTCGGACGTGGCGCAATTCAGCAGACACGAACCCGAGGCGGGCGTGGATGTCACCGTGAGCTACATGCGCCAACTGGAATCGGAGGCGGAGCCGGGTACCAAGTGGGTCTACAAAACCGGCGAGACCAATCTGATCGGCGTGCTGGCCAGTTCGGCCAGCGGCAAGACGCTGTCCGAATATCTGTCAGAAAAGGTCTGGAAGACGTTCGGCATGGAGCAGGACGCGACCTGGCTGCTGGGCTCCACCGGGCATGAAATCAGTGGCTGCTGCGTACAGGCGGCCACCCGGGACTACGCCCGCTTCGGGCTGTTCCTGCTGGGTGGCGGTGTCGTCGATGGCGAGCCTGTGTTGCCCGACGGCTGGATTGAAGAAGCCACCACCAAGCAGGCGGATATCGGCAGACCGGGACGGGGCTACGGCTACCAGTGGTGGACCCTGGATGACGGCGCCTATATCGCACAGGGCATCTTCGGCCAGGGCATCTTTATCGATCCCAGTAGGAAACTGGTAATCGCCTCCAACGGTAACTGGCCCCAGGCCACGGACCGCCAGGGTGGCAACCAGGGCGAAGAGCGCCTGGCGTTCTTCCGACAGGTGCAGGCGGCCGTTGACCAGGAAGGACAACCCTAGGTTCAACAGGCTAAAGGCCCTGGCGGGCGGGCTGTCCTGCAGCTCGGGTATCAGCGCGGGAACACTTCCTTGCCCATGAGCACATCGAGACGATAGAAATGGGCAGGGTAGGCAAGTATCGCGTTCATCCGTTCTACATCTCTGAAGATCCTGCCACCGCCACTGCCACCGCCACCGCCACCTTCGACGTGCGCTTGCCTGCCAGGTACTGGAACGCTTCAAAGGGCCGAAAACAGTCGGTGAAAACCTTGGATTGACCTAAACGTAGGCGTTCACGCAGCACCCTTGCGCACGATCATGAACGCATGTGGTGAGGGCGGTTGGTCGTACTCCAGGTGGATACACTGGCAGCCGAGCTTGATAACTAGCGACAGGAACCCATTGGTGCCAAGAGAGGAGTAATAGATTTCCGGGCCCATAAAGCTGTCGCAATGGTCTCCAGGCTCGGTAGTGCCGCCGAACGAGAAAACGAACACACCGCATGGGTTCAACGCGTCGACGATCTTGCTTATCACCAGCTCCTGGGACGCCAGCGGAATATGCCAGATGCTATCCCAGGCGGTGATCAGGTCGTATCGTTTGGGTAGCACCCAGTCGCAAATGTTCTGCTGATGGACAGGCACGTGCGGGTGTTTCAGTTGAGCGAGCCGGACCATTTCCGCAGAGACGTCTATCCCTTCAGGCTCAAAGCCTTCGCTCAGCAACAAATCGAAGAAGCGGCCAGTGCATCCGCACCCAATGTCCAGCGCGGCGCCGCGATACTGTTTGTCGATCACGGCAATGGCCCGTTTGTGTGGCTCGATGCCGTTGCTCATGTTGAATTGCTCGCTGGCCCACAGTTGCGTGATCTGATCGTATGCCTTGCCAATGTCGGATGGAGTCATTTCGATTCCGCGCCTATGACCCGCCGCTGGGAACCAGAAAGAGAAAGCGAAGCGGGCTGTTCGCGTTGCTCCAGCTCGGGCCGGGCAATCATGACTTCAGCAGCACGCGCTGCCTCCCCGTGAAGCCTCGGTCGCATCGTAGGGCAGGGCACCGCCACAACCGGGGAAGATGCCGTAGTGGCGCTCGAAGTTGCCGATGAAATCGAAGTGTTGGGCGAAACGTGTGTCCTTGAGCATCCGCCAGGTATTGCCGCACACCGGGAAGATGCGCCCGGTCTCGATTTCATGGTGCTTGTCCAGCTTGAAGCTATGGACTGCTTCGGGGATAGTTCCGCGATATACCACCGCCTGGCCGTAGTCCTCACAAGCCGGTTCCAGTTCGGTCAGCTTGAAGAGCCGGTAGGTGGCGGAGAAGAAGCGCGCGGTGCCGAGTTTGGCGGCAATGGCCGGATCGGTGATTTCCAGAGGGCGGTCCTCCACCAGACGCGGGTCGAGAAAGCCGTGGCGACGGGCAAGATTCTCGAAGTCGTTCCAGTACAGAGCTCCGCCCAGGCATTCTCCATATAGCACGTCGTCCTGACGCAGCGCATCGGGCAGGCGGCGATCGGCATAGATGTCGGAGAAGTACAGCTCACCACCGGGCTTGAGCAGCCGGTAGGCCTCGCGTAGAACCGCATCCTTGTCAGGCGACAGGTTGATCACGCAGTTCGAGACGATCACATCGATGCTGTTGTCGGGCAGGTTCAGGCTGTCCAGCTGTTCGATGTAACCCTGATGAAAACTTACGTTGGCAAAGCCGAAGCGCTCGGCGTGATGATCCAGGTGGCGCCGCGCAACATCCAGCTGCTCTTCGGTCATATCGACACCGATCACCTGTCCTTCGGCACCGGCCAGCTGTGCCAGCACGTAGCAATCCCGTCCAGAGCCGCTGCCCAGATCGAGGATCCGGCAACCCGATAGCAGATGCGGCGCGACCAGCCCGCATCCGTAATACTTTTCAGTCACCTCGGGGTGGATATTCGCCAACAGTGGCTTCAGCCACTGCGGCATAGTCGATACGTCGCAACAGGCGGATGTCTTCAGGTCGGCGCTGCTCTGCAGTACCTTGCCGTAGTAGTCCTGAACGGATTCGCGCACGTGATTTCCTTCCTCAAAACGGTTCAGATCGAACCGACCCCCGGTGTCACAACAGCACTCAAGAGGCGGTATGAAAGCGTCCTGATGCTAGGTTAACCGGAAGTCTGATCAAGGTCATCGTGCGCGTCGGGGCTCAGGTCCGATAGGCGGGTTTCACACCGTCCGGGTCAAGATCCGGAACCGTGCGATACCGCGCCATGACCAGGCTGAACACGCCGAAGAGCAACAAGCCGATTGCCACCAGCGTGAATAACACGCCGTTATCCCTCAGGGAGGAAACCGCCTCGCCCAGTGTCTTGATCTGCGACGAGCTGTCCAGCCACGCCGACTGGACAAAGGACCAGCCGATCACTGCAAAGACCACTGTCCGCGCAGCGAATCCAGCGTGGCCGATGATCTTGGTAAAGCCCGGTGCGCGGGGCGATATCCGCTCCATGAAGTCGCCGGTAATGGCTTTTTTCGCCTGAGCCAATGCTGCGGCCAGAAAGCACAGACCGAGAATTCCGATCACGATGGGCCCGAACTCCATCGATAAAACTGTGCTGGTGGCTTCCTGTGCGCTGCCTCCGCCTCCGCCCCCTCCGCCGGAGGATTGCTGCTCACCCTGGGCGAACTGGAACGCGGTGTATGCCAGGACAAAATGCGCTAGCCCGCTGGCGCCATGACCCAGCCGCTGCGCGATACCTTTCTTGTCCTTGCCATAATTTTCTGCGTCGAACAGCAGCGAAGACAGGCGGTAGAGTCCATAGCCGACCAGACCCAGTGCGCACAGATAGAGTATGGGGGTGCCACCGGGCACTTCCTGCAGGTAATTGAACACGCCTTGCGCGCCCTCATCAGCCTGGCTTTGCCCAGAGCCAGCCAGGAACAGATAACCGAGCAGTAGATACACTACCCCCCGAGCGGCAAAGCCCAAGCGTACCAGCCAGCTGAATTTTTCAGACTTGTCTACCATGAACAGCTCCTTCAGTTGAATGCATCAACCGGCAGCGGGCGATTACGCGGTCGGATAACTGCTGAATAGACCTGCCTGCTGGGACTGCCAGATGTGAGAAGTATGTCGGGCTTCTAGAGATTTAGGACGTTGGTAGCGGAGGATGGTTCAGGAATAAGGGGGGAGGCGGAGCCGAGTGCGCAGGCGAGCCGGCTCTGTGGTCCCGCTACGGCAGCAGCTGGGTCGCGTCGAACTCCGGATCGTTTGCTCAGCAGGAGGCCGATGAAGCCGCACGGGACCCAACCACGCTCAAGCCTGCTGCGAGCACTCACCACGGTAGTCGGCGAATCGGGCCATGTTCTGCTCGAGCGGCAGATCCAGACCGTTAGCGAGATAGGCTACGGTTCGGTAGAAGCCGGCCAGCATGAATATCTCCATGATCTGTTCATCATCGAAGTACTTTCGCACCCTCGAGAACTCCTCATGACCAAGCGTTGCTCGGTCATGGAGAGCGTCAACCGTTGCGAGCAGAGCCATGTCCGCATCCGCCCATGCGTCTGTACTCAAAGGCACATTCAAGGTAGCTGCGATCTCTTGCCTGCTCAGACCAGCGCGCTCACCGAAGACGGTCACATGGATCCCCCATTCGTACTCGCAGCCGGCAAGAGCGCAAACCCGGTTGATGACCAGCTCTCGCTGCCGCAAGGTGAGCACATTCCCATCCAGTAGCGACCCGCCCAGGAACTTGCCCCAGGCCCGATCACTGGTCGCCAGGGTTGTGAATAGAACCAGAGGCGGCACGCCGGGGCCCATGACTCTGTCGAACACTGCCTGTATCGCGTGGGGATAGGGTTTGGTGAGTGGTTGTATTCGGGACATGATAGGATCCGCTGCTACAGAATGTGTAGCCGCAATGATGCTACGAAATATGTAGCAAAGCAAGGGGGCAGTATGGTGGGCAATGAAGCAACGAAGTCACCCAGGGTCAAGGGCCGCAGGCCGATCATGGCGCTACTGGATCTTCTGGGCCAGAAGTGGACATTGAGGATTCTGTGGGAGCTACGTCAGGGGGCGCTAAGCTCCAGAGCGCTGAGAGCCGCGTCGGGCAACATATCTCCTACGGTATTGCAGTCCAGAATCAACGAGCTACGTGACGCTGGCATCGTCGACTCAACCGGCGGCGGGTACATGCTCACTTCCCTGGGCCTGGAGCTGGCGGCTTCGTTCGAGCCGCTCTATCAGTTTGCCGGCAAGTGGGCCGGCCAGCTCGAAGGGAGTGAAGGTCAGGCCGCGTCTGCAGCGAAGGACTGACGGCCTGATACCGGATCGCGTCTCGGGCCGAGCGAGCGGCGATATCGGGCCTGATGTCCCTTCGCGGTGCGGCCGCCGTGTCATATCTACCCCGGCGCGACACGCGCGCTTTGGTTCGACGACGCTCGTCGGGCAGCCCACCACCGCTTCGTCACGCCGCCACCACCGACACCGGAATCCCGTTCAGCACCGCGTTGCCTGACAGCACGTCGACAACCTTGTCATCGGTAATGTCGTTGACGCTGATGCCGGGGTTGCCTTGCGCTACGCGCAACGCCACGCCTTCGCGGTCGTGACCCCAGCCGTGGGGCAGGCAGACAACGCCGGGCATGATGTCATCGGTTACTTCTACCTTGATCATCAGCTCGCCGGTGCGCGACATGATGCGGGCCTGCTTGCCAGTGCTTAGCCCGAGGCGCTCGGCATCGATCGGGTGGATCAACAGGGCGCAGCGGTCCTTGCCTTTGACCAGACGCTTGCTGTTGTGCATCCACGAGTTGTTGGTGCGCAGGTCGCGCCGCCCGATCAGCATCAGCTCGCTGGTGTCTGCTCCGCGCAGCTCGGCCAGGGCGCGGCCGAGGTCTGCGACCAGCTCGGGCGGCGTCAGGCGCAGGCGCTGATCGGGGGTGAACAGATAGCCCGGGAACGAGGGACGCATCGGCCCCAGGTCCAGCCCATGGGGATAACGCTTGAGCACCTCGAGGCTCAGCGGCTCGTCATGCTCGACCGGCGTGCCGGAATTCCACTCGCTGAAGCCCTTGCCGTAAGGGCCTGTCCTCAAGCCATGGTCGAGAATCTGCTCGGGCGTTGGCGTGGGTCTGGCCGGTTCGGCGTCCGGATTCTTGAGCGCCTGAATCCGCTTGGCCAGGCCCTGGACGATATCCCAATCGCAGCGAGTGCCCTCGGGCGCCTCGAACACCGGGTCGCTGAAACGGGCCAGGTTGCGCACCGCCAGCATGTTGAAGACGATGTCGTACTGCTCGTGTTCCAGCGGGCCGGTCGGCGGCAGGATGATATCCGCATGCCGGGAGGTTTCGTTGAGGTAGAAGTCGATGGAGACCATGTACTCGAGCTGCTCGAGCGCTTCGTCCATCAACCGGCCGTTGGGTGTGGACAACACCGGGTTGCCGGCGACGCAAATGAAGCCGCGGACCTGTCCTTCGCCCGGCGTGAGCATTTCCTCCGCCAGCGTAACGGCAGGGAAGTAGCTGTCGAACTCCGGCAGACCACGCACGCGGCTCTGATGGTTGTTGAAGCTGCCCATCGGCCGGCTTTGCGCCTTGTTGAACGCCGGGGTGGTAAACATCATGCCGCCGGGACGGTCGAGATTGCCGGTGATGATGTTGAGCACCAGCATCAGCCAGTGGTTGAGCGCGCCATAGCTCTGGGTGGAGACACCCATGCGGCCATAGCAGACAGCGGATTCGGCGGTGGCGAAGTCTTCGGCTATGCGCTTGATCTCCTCGACCGGCACGCCACAGCGGGCGCTCGCCTGCTCCAGTGAGATGCCCTCGAACAGGGGCTCCAGTGCCTCCCAGTGGTCGGCCAGCTCGCGCAGTCGGCGGGGCTTGGTCAGACCTTTGTCGAGCACGTGTCGAATCAGGCCGAGCAGGAAGAAGGCATCGGTGGCGGGGCGGATGAACAGGTGCTGATCCACATAACGGGCCGACTCGGTACGGCGCGGGTCGACCAGCACCACCTTGCCGCCGCGCTCGCGGATGCGTTCAAGGCGTTTGAGGATGTCGCCAGCGGTCATCAGGCTGCCATTGGATGCCGCCGGGTTGGCTCCGAGCATGAGCATGTAGCCGGTGCGGTCGATATCCGGGATGGTGAACAGCTGGCTGTGGCCGAACATCAGGTAGGACACCAGCTGGTGGGGCATCTGATCCAGCGAGGCGGCGGAGGAAATATTGCGCGTGCCGATGGCCTTGCGCAGGGTCCCGGAGGCCATCATCAGCCCCAGGTTGTGCGATGCCGGGTTACCCCAGTAGCCGGCGATGGCGTCGTTGCCGTGCCGGCGTTGAATGTCCACGAGTCTGGCGGCCACCTTGTCCAGAGCGGTATCCCAATCGATCGGCAGCCACTCTCCGTTGACTTTTTCCAGCGGGGTGCGCAGGCGGTCGGGGTCGTTGTGCAGATCCTGCAGGGCATAGCCCTTGGGGCAGATGTGGCCTTCGCTGTGCGGGTCGTTCTCATCGCCCTTGATCGACAGAATCTGCTCGCCCTGGGTCTTGATCACCACGCCGCACATGGCTTCGCAGAGGGTGCAGGCACGGTGGTGGGTCTTGACCGGCAGGTTGGCCTGTTCTTCCTCGTGGGCCCTGGCATCACGAATGACCTTGAGCATCTCGGCAACCGAGACAACCTTGCTCCGCGTGCGGCCTTCGATCCGACCGCGGGCCTGTTCATGCTGATCCAGCAGGTGCCAATCCGCCATGCTGACGGTTTCCACGTTGCGCGCTGTCAGCAACTGCGCGATATCGCCCGAACGTTCCGGCAGGCTGCGGCCAAGATCGTCGATCAGCTGCTGCACGCTTTCCGTGGCGCACTGACGGTTGCTGCCGATCACGCCGCTGGCGCCGCGCTTGATCCAGCCGGCGGCATAATCGCGATGGTCGCTGTGGCCCTGTATCCGGCCCCGTTGATGCTGCATCACGCCGCGTCCCAGATCGAAGGGCAGTCCGTCTATGGCCGAGCCCTGATAGCCGATGGCGTGCACGACCAGACTCGCTGGAATGTCCAGCGTCTGGTCGGCCGCGCGGGCCACCAGTTCGCCCTGATCATTGCGGACCAGTTCGGTACGTTGCGCCTGCACGGTGCTGACGCGGTCGCCGCTGGCGGTAAAGGAGGAGGGGCTGGTATAGAACATGAAGCGAATGCGCTTGCCGTCGCCCTGCGGGCGCGCAGCGATTTCCCGCAGCAGGTTCAGATTCTGCCGGGCCTCGGCGAATTCGGGTTGTTCCAGCTGATGTGCGGTGGTGTCGTCCAGTTCCAGATCCGCAGGGTCCACCAGCAGCTGCAGACCTGGAATGGCCATCACTTGTTCCAGTTCCTTCGGTGTGAAGGCGGCCTGTGCCGGGCCGCGGCGGGCCAGCAGCCTCACTTCTTCGATACCGCTTGCAGCCAGTGCCTTCAGAGCGTGATCGGCGATATCGGTCTTGGCCAGCTGCTCGTGGGGCAGAACCAGCAGGCGGGCGATGTCGAGGGCGACGTTGCCGATTCCGATGATCACGGCAGCAGAGCCGGTCAGGTCCGGGCCAAGCTCCGCTTGATCGGGGTGGCCGTTGTACCAGCCGACGAAGTTGGAGGAGCCGAAGATATTGCCGCTGTCAGCGCCGGGCAGCGTCAGCGGACGGCTTTGCGAGCCACCGGTTGCGTAGATGACGCCGTGGTAGTGCGCGCGCAGTTCGGCGCTGGTCAGATCGCGACCGACCTGCACATTACCGAAGAAGCGAAAGCGCTCGGACTCGGCAATGCGCTCGAAGCTGGCGGTTACCGACTTGATGCGTGGATGATCAGGCGCAACGCCGTAGCGCACCAGCCCGAACGGTGTCGGCAGCCGCTCGAACATGTCGACCTGCGCGGCCGGCAGCTGCTTCATCAGCGCTTCGGCGGCATAGAAGCCGCTGGGGCCCGAGCCGATGACGGCGAACCGGCCAGGCAACTGAGCCAGCGGGCTGGCGGCGTGCTGGCCGGCCTGGATGCTTTCGCGAATGACCGGATGGGTCCTGGCGTTCTCCGCGTTCAGGGCGATGAACGACTCCTGCTCCGCGGGGACCATGCTGCGAGGGAAGATCGCACCCTCCGGGCAGGCTGACACGCAGGCGTTGCAGTCGATGCAGGTATCGGGGTCGATGAACAGCATGTCCGGCCCTTCACGGAAGGCCTCGACCGGGCACACATCTACGCAGCTGGTGTGCTTGTTGCCAATACAGTTCTGGGTGACGACATACGCCATGATCTACTCCGCGCAAGGACCGCAAAAGCCCTCATGGTATGTCCGGTCTTGATTTACGTATCGGCAATCGTTGCCTGATTGACATTTTGTGCCAGCGTCCCGATAGTGCCCTCCATGAGCAAACCTGATGTCCTTCCCGCAGCCTTCCTGGAGCCCGTGCTGAGCTACGCGCGCGAACGCGAGCTGCCGGCCGATGAGCTGAGCGATGCCATACGCCTGGTGCTGGCTTCGCCAAGCGTGCCGGCGGTGGACTTTTGCGAGTATCTGGAGCAGCTCTGGGCGCTTGACCCGGTTCCGGCGCTGGGAATACGGCTTGGTCTGGCTTGCCAGCCCCAGGATTTCGGCGTGGTGGGTTACATGGTTTCTGCCTGCGGAACGCTCGGGCAGGCGTTGCTGCGCTATCACCGTTTTCATGCGCTGTTGCAGGGCGGCCTGGTCTCGCGTTCGCGTATGGAGAATGGCGCACTGCACATGGCCTGGACCCAAGCAGTGGCCAATACGCCGAGAGCCAGCGAGTACAGCCTGGCGGCGTTCGTTGCGTTGTGCCAGGCGCTCATCGGCAGGCCGATAAAGCCCATTCGCGCCGGCTTGCCCTTTCCGGCGCCCGGGGACGCAGGCGTGTATTCGGTGCTCCTGGGTTGCCCCGTCGATTTCGGGTGCGAGGCCATCGAGCTGAGCATTCCCGCGCACTTGCTGGCGCTGCCGATAACCAGCAAGGATTCCTATTTGCTGCGGCTTCTCGAGCAGCAGGCCCAGGCACTGCTGCATCAGCGTCCGCAGACGGTCGACGACGAAGCAGCGGCCTTTTTCGCGCAGGTACAGGAACAGATCGTCGAGGCGATGAAAAACGGCGATGCCAGTGCAGAAGCCGTCGCCAGGGCCATGGCCATGTCCACGCGCTCCTTCTACCGTCTGCTCAGTCGTGCCGGGTACAGCTATCGCGGTCTGCTGGCGCATACCCGGCACACCCTGGCCAGGCAGTATCTGGCCGACCCGGCGCTGGCGCAGACCGATGTCGCACTGCTGCTCGGCTATGCGGAGCAGAGCTCCTTCATTCGCGCCTTTCGCGGTTGGACCGGCATGACGCCAGGGGCGTATCGCCAGCAACGATCCGGAACCGCGACGATGACCGGCGTCCGCCGATCCTGATCCGCTCCTTCCGTTCTGCGCCTGCGCGCGCTTCGTTCCTTCCGGCCATCGCACGACGAACGGTACGCGAGCTGAATCGAGTCCGGCCGATATACGCATAAGCCTGAACGCAGGACCTTTTCTCTTTGCAGGATTCACCATGAACAATCTGAAAGTCAGTCTGAAGCTGGCGCTG
Above is a window of Halopseudomonas nanhaiensis DNA encoding:
- a CDS encoding NAD(P)-dependent alcohol dehydrogenase, coding for MAQMMRAAIFIEPGRIELADKPIPDVGPNEALVRITTTTICGTDIHILKGEYPVAKGLTVGHEPVGVIEKLGSAVQGYREGQRVIAGAICPNFNSYAAQDGLASQDGSYLTAEGKCGCHGYKATAGWRFGNMIDGTQAEYVLVPDAQANLAPIPDGLTDEQVLMCPDIMSTGFKGAENANIRIGDTVVIFAQGPIGLCATAGARLLGATTIIAVDGNEHRLGIARQLGADVTLDYRHCDVVDEVMKLTGGRGADASIEALGTQQTFAQSLQVLKPGGTLSSLGVYSEDLVIPLGAFAAGLGDHKIATALCPGGKERMRRLMNVLESSRLDLAPLVTHEYQLDRIVEAYDVFGHQRDGVLKVAIKP
- a CDS encoding class I SAM-dependent DNA methyltransferase produces the protein MTPSDIGKAYDQITQLWASEQFNMSNGIEPHKRAIAVIDKQYRGAALDIGCGCTGRFFDLLLSEGFEPEGIDVSAEMVRLAQLKHPHVPVHQQNICDWVLPKRYDLITAWDSIWHIPLASQELVISKIVDALNPCGVFVFSFGGTTEPGDHCDSFMGPEIYYSSLGTNGFLSLVIKLGCQCIHLEYDQPPSPHAFMIVRKGAA
- a CDS encoding DUF1206 domain-containing protein, translating into MVDKSEKFSWLVRLGFAARGVVYLLLGYLFLAGSGQSQADEGAQGVFNYLQEVPGGTPILYLCALGLVGYGLYRLSSLLFDAENYGKDKKGIAQRLGHGASGLAHFVLAYTAFQFAQGEQQSSGGGGGGGGSAQEATSTVLSMEFGPIVIGILGLCFLAAALAQAKKAITGDFMERISPRAPGFTKIIGHAGFAARTVVFAVIGWSFVQSAWLDSSSQIKTLGEAVSSLRDNGVLFTLVAIGLLLFGVFSLVMARYRTVPDLDPDGVKPAYRT
- a CDS encoding carboxymuconolactone decarboxylase family protein, which translates into the protein MSRIQPLTKPYPHAIQAVFDRVMGPGVPPLVLFTTLATSDRAWGKFLGGSLLDGNVLTLRQRELVINRVCALAGCEYEWGIHVTVFGERAGLSRQEIAATLNVPLSTDAWADADMALLATVDALHDRATLGHEEFSRVRKYFDDEQIMEIFMLAGFYRTVAYLANGLDLPLEQNMARFADYRGECSQQA
- a CDS encoding winged helix-turn-helix transcriptional regulator, with the translated sequence MVGNEATKSPRVKGRRPIMALLDLLGQKWTLRILWELRQGALSSRALRAASGNISPTVLQSRINELRDAGIVDSTGGGYMLTSLGLELAASFEPLYQFAGKWAGQLEGSEGQAASAAKD
- a CDS encoding methyltransferase domain-containing protein is translated as MRESVQDYYGKVLQSSADLKTSACCDVSTMPQWLKPLLANIHPEVTEKYYGCGLVAPHLLSGCRILDLGSGSGRDCYVLAQLAGAEGQVIGVDMTEEQLDVARRHLDHHAERFGFANVSFHQGYIEQLDSLNLPDNSIDVIVSNCVINLSPDKDAVLREAYRLLKPGGELYFSDIYADRRLPDALRQDDVLYGECLGGALYWNDFENLARRHGFLDPRLVEDRPLEITDPAIAAKLGTARFFSATYRLFKLTELEPACEDYGQAVVYRGTIPEAVHSFKLDKHHEIETGRIFPVCGNTWRMLKDTRFAQHFDFIGNFERHYGIFPGCGGALPYDATEASRGGSACC
- a CDS encoding serine hydrolase domain-containing protein, which produces MKKWIISIVVLLAVGSGVLWATADKDMRRLALNFPTNSSVLFWSTPERDAAFRAMDRLPVLSDARVIAAGDNAYPLPQGEPLDIDVDVDAYMASQRAAALIIVQDGKVRLEKYGLDFGPEGRWTSFSVAKSFTSTLVGAAIKDGHIKSIEDPVSDYIPDLKSSAYDKVTIKQLLTMTSGVKWNEDYADPQSDVAQFSRHEPEAGVDVTVSYMRQLESEAEPGTKWVYKTGETNLIGVLASSASGKTLSEYLSEKVWKTFGMEQDATWLLGSTGHEISGCCVQAATRDYARFGLFLLGGGVVDGEPVLPDGWIEEATTKQADIGRPGRGYGYQWWTLDDGAYIAQGIFGQGIFIDPSRKLVIASNGNWPQATDRQGGNQGEERLAFFRQVQAAVDQEGQP